The Ranitomeya variabilis isolate aRanVar5 chromosome 7, aRanVar5.hap1, whole genome shotgun sequence DNA window TTATGAGGCATCTTAATGAAAATTCTCTTAATATACATCTTACCCACCAGAGCAGCATGGCCGCGGTCGACTTCTTGGATGTCCACCTGGAGGTAGATTCAGACCGGCGCATCCAGGCGGACGTATATCGGAAGCCGACCGCCGTCAATTCTCTATTGCATGCCTCATCTGCTCACTACCCAgccaccattagggccgtcccggtcggacaattcCTCAGGGTGCGACGGATTTGTTCCACTGAGGCCAAATTCGAATCACAGGCCCTGGACCTTAAGGACAGATTTGCTGTCCGTGGGTACAGCCGCAGGTCGATCAAAGCCGGCTATGATCGGGCACGGTTTACACAACGTAGTGATCTATTGCATTCAAGGGCCCGTCGCCGTACTGTGGGTGGAGATGGACATACCAGGTTCATTTCCACCTACAACCATGAATGGGAAAATATGCGGGCTATTTTGAAAAAACATTGGCCGGTGCTTCAGGCCGAACCATCCCTGTGTGCCACCCTGGGTACTACTCCCCTCATGACCCCCAGAAGGGGCACTAACCTGAGTAATTTGCTTGTGAGGAGCCATTACATTCCTGCTCCCACAAGGAATTTCTTTGGTACAAGTGGTCCCCGTGCTGGCTGTACCccctgtgggcactgtcttgcctgcgccaatgtcctgcgctgctctgatttTGCCACCAGTGATGGTGCAAAAACCTTTCAGATCAAAGAACGTATATCTTGTGGCACTACAAATGTTATATATTACGCTACTTGTCCGTGCCCCAAGATATACGTTGGTCTCACCACCCGTGAACTGAGAGTCCGGgttagggagcatgtgcgggacattggcgcggccaggacggtgTCCCCTGGGGTAGAGATTAAAACAATCCCCCGCCATTTTAGGGCATACCATCATTGTGATGGGGGTTTGCTCAAAGTGAGGGGTATTGATGTGCTCCATCTGGGGATCAGAGGTGGGGACAATAAGAAACGACTAGCACAGATAGAAACTAAATGGATCGCTTTGCTTGATACCATGACCCCTAGGGGTCTTAATGAGAcccttagtttcgctccctaccTCTGATCTTTGTTCCTTGCTGTGCTCTCTCTTATACCCAGTGGTCTTCTCCATTTTTCCGGTGTTTTTAATGTTGGTGtcttttaatgtttttaatttttcttattGTTTCCCTCATTCACAGTATTTTTCCCTTGGCCCTGTGGTCCTCCCCTCCCTGTTGCATGCTATTAGACTCTGGCGCGACTACTGATTTTACCATCTCAGCGAACTTCTGGATGATTCTTCGGACATCAGCAACATGAAGATGGATTTCTCTGCGGTGTTTACCCATACTAATCTTTGTACCAATTATGTATATATGTCCTTCTTCTTATTTCTACCTATGTTCACATTGCCGCGTTTTGTATGTTTTATCACACACATACTGTGTGTTTTCCATAAACCGCACTCAGGTCTCCTTATTCCTTACCACTGTGTGGGTCCACATTCGGCCGTGCGCGTCGCGCTGTGTGTGGGTGGTTGCCGTGCCGGGACGGGCGTCTCCTGGGCTTGCTGCGCAGACCTGGGGAATTTTCTCCTGGTCTGCGCATCTGgcttgacgccaggtccttgtgcggcACCGCtctgccgcagtgcgcatgcgccgacagcgccgaTATGATTGGAGGCCGCCGACCATGTGATCAGGGTCAGGGAGGTTAAAGCAGGTCCTGCACTCCCCATAcaccacttccccttgagaaagcagcgtccgagcgctgcgaaacgtgcgttggggcacttcCACCGGTGGGACCCTCGCCTATCTCCCTCCCTCTACTTCGGTAAGCATGGCACTCTTTCTGGATATTGCTGTGTGGCGGGACGTTGTATAAATATACAGGGCACTTGCCCTTTGATTCCCTTCCTGTATGACCGCACGGCAACTTTGCTTTATTCTGTGCTTCATGCTTCCCATCCTTTCACCACTCTGCACCGTATTGGCACTTTATTATTGTGTATCTTTTATCTGTGCCTGTTCACAGTCATcctatttggtgctttttttgggggggggttgacAGGTAGAGGGGGTCCCCCATTTCCCCTTTATATGTTGTTGTCATATCTCCAGCATTTTGTTTCTGTtttatgtccttattttttaataataaacgAATTTTGTACATTTGTACTTCTGGCTCCTTGTTTCTCCTGTCTATATAATGTTTCTGGAGCAATGATTTAAGCGCCCGGGTAATTATTAATTATCACACTTGTGCTTTTTTCCCCGGGTTTGGCTCATTATGGTTTCTGTTTtcttgatattatatatatatatatatatatatatatatatatatatatattatattaatgtATTTATCAATCTCTCATTTTTGTAGGAagctgcagcagaagaggtgcttccagtAGAAGACCGAAGGGGTGGATAGAAACCTGGAATGGGATCGCAACTGGTAAGTTTCTTGCATGCATCGCGGAACCACAAcctcacactacacccaacacataaaaacaaaagatcCTTACAGAAagaacactgcacacaacacacaCAAACTGATCATTACAGACTTCACACAATATGCAACACATACAAAAtgatcattatagatatcacactgcacacaacacataaaaaggcaacatacaagcacaattttttattttttttccatagtCTTCTGATTCCAGTGCTCGATCTAGAGGTCCTCACAGCggttcccagggtcgtcggcgtgagaccCAGGGCGGCCGTTATCGTGTAAGCACCctttttttttatgttattttaaactttatgttgttgtgaatctaattttttttttctcttttaacaggcttcacagcgtgctcctgagtcGGACGGTGAGGAGGGCGGGCTAAATATCGACCTCCTTATCGATCTGATCCAAGAGAGGGAACGGCTGTGGAATATGGGTGCCCGCCGCCACGCTGATGTCATTGTGACAcgtcggctctgggagcaagtCTGCGAACAGCTGgtagacaactgggaggaccttgatgttcttgCCCAGAATCAAGCAtgtaagtatacacagttcagttatgttgatggATTTAAAGTGTTGTATCCTAACCAATTtgtgttttccctttttttcaggTGAGAGGTttgtcaagcggtggcggtcgatcagggatcgcttcaggaaggagttcaacaaagagatgcaggccccgagtggatctggaggacgcaggagcagatataaatatgcccaagccctgtcgttcctcaggtcaacgatggtgagccgaaggtaaatattacccaccacatttaataaccaatgttttacatgtctaaccctcttttgctgtttcagccagggccatgcaatatcagtatattaattatatatttttttctatttgtttcACAGCACTGTCGGCAGCACTCGGGAGCTTGcagcagagttgaacccttctgcggcgatccctcaggagtccgccaccgcgggacacttcgacagtcccggcccccctacaccttcccagccttccctcgcATCTGATGCCTctgtcccatccaccagcgctggagcatcctggccggctgcattgcatgaatctgctggtgaggatatagcttttcctttaccacACCCCTTTAATGCTGCCACCTCTACTACACCTGTGGCTTCGGGGCGGCAGAGGGTCAGGTACAGAGCTAAGtgcccgagttcttgcacctgaatgcatcTTTCCAGAgctgtctgaaagttttgtccgagcaaatggccgCAGGTTTCAGTTTGGTAAATAAAAGCATTCtcgagttgcatacacttctgctaCGGATGCATTCCGAAGCAAGTCAATCACCGAACCACACTTTTTTCGGTCGGTACTCGAGCGCATGGATAAGCTATCTCCTgaacagcagatgcaagtaatgcaattgtgccagtctactctagcgcttgTTACCTCTCAAGCCATCACACCTGCCCCCTTCCTGCAcctgcccccctccagccactgtccctcactccagccacTACCATCATCCTGAcccataccagcatcctgcccgtaccagcatcctgtcaGTGCCCCGTCCCAGGATCCTGACCCGTACCAGCATCGTGCCCAGTCCCAGCATCCTGACCCCTACCAACATcccgccccataccagttcccaacaaCATCTTCTgcacctcctctccctgcccactaccaccagtctccttcacccATCATGTCACTATCCCAACCCTTTtctccacccatcacctcttctgcctcccaatccatcaACTACACCCCTCCATCATTCCAAatccaactcccagtttcctgtctacccgttcactttctttctccaccccttcaccgctacctactgatccttcaccaccaccaccacattcctctctcaacactcccactgtcgaagtgtcccaatctgacactGTCTCCAGCAATATCTCCACCCCAAATAATGCTAACTTATAAAagttatttttgttaaaaaaatgtttaataaaactcTTTTGTTAAAacaaaatttgtattttatttataagGTATAGTAATATATTTAAGAATGTGGTTAGAGGTTAAATACTTCAAACAGGTACATAACttgggtaaaatactttgggtacaacccaaacaggtacacaactttggtaaaagaaggtaaaatactttgggtacaacccaaacaggtacacaactttggcAATATAACTttaaaggttaaatactttgggggcAACACAAACAGGTACAAAACTTGGGTGCAATAAGGTAAAATACGGTTACAAGGTCCAAGAaaaattgttcaaactctctcatcctgccagagaAAGACACACGGAATATAAGTCCCATTTGAAAAAGTATAAAAGCATATTTTTTTATTCATAGAAAAATCAAATACATTACTTAGTGACAATTAATCATTACACACATAATCTGAACAGCAAGGAAACCTAAGGAAAACACAGAAACAATCTATACGATGACAGCCCCTGTGAGACTCTGCTTTTTTTTCATCCTAAAGTGCTAATAGTTCATATCCAGGTAAGAAAAAACTACTACACGGACCGGGTTACTGTCGGTTAATCCACATAAATCCTACAATGGGGTACCGATCACATTTCGGCATAAACAGTGCCCAACCCGGTTCAATAGCTCTTACCCATTATGCAGATACACAGGGGTCACCaccggagccccaacgcgcgtttcatgtcggcttcgtcagggggcagtctgCAGAAAAAGCAGAGTCTCACGGGCTGTCATCGTATAGATTGTTTCAGTGTTTTCCTTAGGTTTCCTTGCTGTTCAGAATTATGTGTGTAATGATTAATTGTCACTAACTAATGTATTTGATttttctatcaataaaaaaatatgcATTTATACTTTTTCAAATGGGACTTATACTCCGTGTGTCTTTCTCTGGTCTATTTAATGCATTGGTGGAGTGTCCTTAATAGCGATATGTGATCTCTTGATTTGTTACAAACACATGACTACGAGCATGTGTGAGAGATC harbors:
- the LOC143784949 gene encoding uncharacterized protein LOC143784949, with the protein product MGSQLSSDSSARSRGPHSGSQGRRRETQGGRYRASQRAPESDGEEGGLNIDLLIDLIQERERLWNMGARRHADVIVTRRLWEQVCEQLVDNWEDLDVLAQNQACERFVKRWRSIRDRFRKEFNKEMQAPSGSGGRRSRYKYAQALSFLRSTMVSRSTVGSTRELAAELNPSAAIPQESATAGHFDSPGPPTPSQPSLASDASVPSTSAGASWPAALHESAGEDIAFPLPHPFNAATSTTPVASGRQRVRYRAKCPSSCT